From Bacteroides uniformis:
TTCGTTCGCCTGCTTCACACCGTCCTTGAACTCGAAACCACCATTGTAGGCAGAAGCTGCTGCCGCATCGTCCACACGGCTCAACTGATTGCCGGCGAGGGTGAAAGTCAGGTTATCAATCAAACCGTAACTGGAAGCAGCGGTCTGACCGTAACGTTGCAAGGTCTTGATGTTGCCGTTCTTGTCATAGGCGGTTACATTCTCACTGAAACGGTTGGTGTTCGTATTGATGCCGGCTGTTTCGCCGTAAGTGGCGTTCATCAGACGGCTTAATCCGTCGTAAGTGAACTTATAGCCACGGATAGTGCTCTCATTTCCAGCTTTCCACGTCATGCTGCTGATGCTGCCGTTGTATTTGGCGGTGCCGGTGCCGGTGTTGTAGTACAGATTCTGTGTAAACTTGCTTCCACTAATTCCCGTCAGCCAGCCACGGACATTATAGGCATACGTCAGCTTGTTGGTGGCACTTCCGTGCAGGGACTTTGATTGCAGTCTGCCCAAGTTGTCATACGCATAGTCGGCAAGGGTTATCTTGGTGCCACCTAGCGTATGCTCCACCTTCAAGAGTCTGTCCGCATGGTCGTAGCTGTAAGTATACACTTCCGTGCGGGTTGTTTTTCCGCTTGCCGTGTGGGTATGGGTCACTGTAGCAGGCTTGTTTGTAAAAGTATAGACGGTAGCTGCTACATCATAACCACCCAAAGGATTACTTTGTACAGTCTTCACCACACGTCCCTTGATGTCATAGTAGTATGCGGTATAAATCTTGTTACTACTACCAAGTACCGTTGCCACACTTGCAGTCAAGGCACCTTTTCCATTGCCCGAAGCATCATCAGGGAAATTGCTGTTATTGAAACCTGCTTGCGAACGGAAAGCGTAACTGTCATAGAAGTGCTGCACAAGTACATTCGTTCCAGAAGTGGTCACTTTGTTGGTACAAGTCCCCTGTTCCGTCAGGCGGTTCAGCCCGTCGTACTTGTAGTACGTCCAGTTACCGGATGTAAGGGCACGCTGGTTGCCGTCCTGCGAGAATACCAGGCGGTCGGCATTGTCATACACCATTTCCATATATCCCGCACCGGGAAGCTTCTTCCAGATACAACGGTTACGTCCGTCGTATTTGTACTGGAAGGCATACAAGTCGAGATTGGCCAAGCTTTGGTACATAGGCTGGAGCACGAAACAAAGATTGCTTTTGTCGTCATACACATAGTAAGTGTCGTGCGTTTCGCTGCCCTTCATCTGACGGGACAATACAACATGTCCCATCTTGTCGGTGAAGGTGTAGCTCACGTTCAGGTCTTCATCGGTGGTTTTAACGACCGAAAGCTGGCCGGAAGCATAGCTGCCGTTGCTCGTCAGTGCGCCTGCACTGCTTACGCCATAGTTGATGCAGTTCAACTGCGCGTTAGCCGTACTGTTGGCCAGATAGTCCGTATTGACGGAATGCCCGCCATGCCATGCGGCTCCCGGTCCGTATTCCTTGACGGTACGGTTCAGCGGAGAAGCCTCGTACACCGGCTGGCCGTAAGGACGCGAGTCGTTGCCATAGTTGCTGGGCGCACTGCTCTTGAATGCAGCAGGCGCCACATACTCGGCAGACGAGACTATCGGCAGCCAGGAATTCACGGCACGTCCTGCAACGTCGTACTCCTGCAGCGTCACCAGATTGCTGTTGCTTGCCGTCACCTTCTTCAATACCGTCTGGAACGGACGTCCCAGGCCATCAAAATACTCCACCTTATCCAGGTATTTACCTCCCATTTCATCCAGCATGCTACGGGTACGCACATAATTGTGGCTGGCATCCTGCGCCGCTGTTGTCAGTGCATAGCACAGCAACGCCATGAACATATATTTTCGTTTCATACAATTCTTTCGTTTCATTGGGGTTTGTAATTATACTGATATTCGTTCACTACCTTTCCATTATGGTCCTTAACCTGGAACAAGCGGTTGAAGTCGTCATAGGCAAAGGTCGCTTTCTCTTTATTCGGTTCTACAATTTCCGTAACACCCACAAGCGGGCGATAGAGATAGGTAGTAACCAAAGCATTGTCGTTGGCAAGCCCGTTTCGCACTGTGTTCAGGACAGCTGTAATAGACGCAGTATTCACATTGGCTGGCAGTTGGCTGATGCTCGCCGACGAGATTTTCTCTACAGCCTCATACGTCTTTCCTTCTATCTTGGCCACCGGATAAAGATTGTTATAGGCCCATAGGAAGCTCACCGGCAAATTGTTGCGTATATAACCCAGCAGCCGGCCTCTCGAAGTGTACTTGCCAAACCAGATGTCCTGCACATAGGCTCCCGCATAGTCGGCCAGTGTCTTGGGAGCAGCAGAGCTGAATTTCAACGTACGTTTGGGCAGAATCATGTTGAGCGTGTCTTTATATTCCGTCTTCGACGCATTCACCACTTTGCCGGCAGAGAGTTCGACGCGTTCTATGGGTATGCCCACCATATATTTCCCTTTCATCTTGACGGAAACGGCATCCGTAAAGCTGTTTGCATATTTAAACTGCTTTTCTTTCTCCACCCCGTGCTTGTTGCTCTTCAAGGAAGAAAGTACCCCATAGTCAGTATAGGCATATCTCTCTTCGTCCACTATATTGCCTTCAGCGCGATAGTCGGTAGTCACTTTCTTGCTGAGATAGTACGATTGTGCCCACAGATTGTAAGGCTGCATGGTACGGGTAGGATGGGAATAATCCGGATTGAAATAATAGTTGCGTATTTTCGGTGCCCAAACCTCTTCCGAAGAAGAAGGTGAGTAGGTGTACTCCTCTCTCTTCAGCAGTTTATGATTTTTATCCCTATATTCTACCGACGAAAGTTTACCGTTCTCATAGTCAGGCACCGTAGGAATACCGGCCAGGTATATATCAGTAACCTCATCCGGAACGTTATGGTATCTGTAAGTGGTATATCCCTGAGTATCCATGTCGCCATATGATTCACTGACCGCCGTATATCCCACAAGGTTTCCTCTGGAAAGATTCGTCAAAGGGATATAAGGAGCAGATTGAATCAGTTCATAGTAAGCATTCATCCAGTTTCCCGCCCAACTTTGCATTTGTTCTACATAGACCGGTGCGTTGAATACCGGCTTCACCATCAGCTTTGCATCCTGATATTCAAACTTACGCCAACTCTGGTTACCGTTGCCGTCCGTATTCGTGATGGACTTGATGCGCAGCCCGGCACCCAGGTAATCCTTATCCAAGGGAGCATTCGTTTTGCCTACTATCTCTACCGAAATATTGATAGGATACTCCAACCTTACATTCTGCACTGCCAATGTCACACGATACGTACCTCTGTCCAGTTGCTTTTCAGTGTCATCAGGCCAGGGCTCCATCACATCATAATCGGGAGAAGAGAACAAGGTTCTATAACCATTACCCTCTTTCTTTTCGAGTTGTGTTGTGTAAGTAAGCGACGAAGCAAGATGTTCACTGGGATGAGGTTCGTCATGTCTTCTGCGGATGATAATCTTGGGATTGGCATCGTCCACTTCAAAAGGCTCGCCAATATACATAAGGACAGGAGCTCCGGGTGCTACGGGCGGCATACCGTTGTCTACCAGGTTAAGGGTTCCTTCGCGCAAGGGGGGCATCATAGGCAAAGTTTCAAAACGATGTCCTTCATACTCAAAGGTAGTTGTGCCACCCGTAGGATAGGTGATAGTGCGCAGCGTCCCTATCTTGCACAACGCCTCATTGAATGAACGGTCCATACCTTCTTTGAACAAGCTCGTCTTACTGCTCGGCTTTATCGACTCCGACCAATAAATGCTGGGGCTAATCTTTAAAGAAGCAGTCATTGGTGACGCACCGTTGTAGAATCCCCAGGCATCTACAGACAGAGAGCGTTTGGGCGGCAATTTCCCCATATTGTAATCCATGGTATATACATTGTTCTTCTTCGAACCAGCCACATCATATACCTTCGACAATAACAAACGGTCATCATAACCATTGGTAGTGGCAGCCATTCCGCTAAGCAGATATTTATACTCCAGCATGGTGGTCTTGATAAGGTTACCGGCAGTATCACTCACCTTGATACTCGACAGCTTCTGTACCTTTTTTCCGGTTTCCGCACTCTCTATATCCTCACGATCAGTTGTACCGAATTCTACTTTACCCCCTTCAAAAGTAATAGCCGACAATGTCCATTGCTCTATCTTGGAGTATGAGTAATTGTAGTTGAACTTATTGGTGAAATACTGCGGAGATTGTGAAGACAATTGGCCATTCACTATTTTAGACAAAGATATAACGTCTTCTGTAGTAGAAATGGGAGTAAAAATACTTTCTTTTTTGTAACTAAACGTAATCTTTCCACCGTTGGGAGATGTCACAGAGTCAAGCATCCAGGCTGTTACAATCTGCGGTTCGTTATAGTATGGAAATATATGACTTCTAGTTATATCTGTTTGAAAAAAATCAATGGTATTTAAGAAATAGTATGTGATTTCTTTTGTCGAGAAGGAATAGACATATCCTTCCAAGTCCGTCATGGTCCATGTTTTGTTACTTGTATTGTATACCATCTTTACCACTTTTTCTTGTGTTTGGATGGTAGGGACGGCATTCAGTTGTCGGTTGTTCTTCAATACGTCGAAATACATGGAGCCCGAATGTCCGCCTGCATTGAAGTAAAACATATCAGGTTCGGCATCATAGTCACCTTTGAAATAACCCATATACTTCTCCAAATTCTGGTCGGTCACTTCAAATCTGGGATTGGTCAGCCACGGAGCATCAGTAAGGTTATAGCATCCACGTGCTGCAAAGTCGTCCGTACCCTGCACTTGTCTGACGACGCACCCTCCTGCCTGGAGGGTCCATCCAAGGCCAATCCAAGTAGCTTCTTGTGCAACACGTGTTCCGTCCGTATGGTACGATAGTGCAATGGGGAACTTCTTTCCGTCAAGGTCAATCTCGTAAATGGGAATGCTGATTCGGGCTTGCCCCACATAATTGTCAGTAGGTATCAGTCCATACGTTCCCAATGAAGCTGCATTGGGAGATACCGGAACAATCCGGAAGTTGGTTTCAGGATGGCCATCCTGCGAATACATAACCGTTGCCTTCAGTAAAAGGAACAGTAATAAAAACAAGGATATTCTTTTCATGATAAATCGTTGTTATTAGAAAAATTATTCAATATGTTTTGCGGGATAAGGGATGGGGGAGGCTGTTTTCCAAGCCTCTCCCATTCCCTTGCTGGCTTTTCAGCCTCCTACAGTGGCATCGCCTGCACGCCCAGCACACTGGCTATGGTGGCAATGATGGTGCCCACAATTTTCAAGATATCTTTCCAGGTTTCTTTGCTTATTTTCATAATTCCATGTTTTAAGGATGATTGTTTTAAAATTCTTTACTTACCTCGAAGCACGGACACTGCTTCACCCACTCCCACGGCTCCACCGTCCCATCTCCGTCCAAATCGGGACTGAGGTCGCGGTGGCCGCATACACGGGCGTTCCGGAACTGTTGTAGCAGCTGGTACACCAGCAGGTGCAGGGCCGAACGCTGCTCCGGCGTACGGGTATCCTTCGGATTTCCCCGGGCATCCAGCCCGCCTTCGTAGCAGATACCTATCGAATACTTGTTGTGACCGCGGCAATGCGCACCGGGCAGTTCCAAGGAACGGGTTCCGAGCACAGTACCGTCTCTCCGGATATAGTAGTGATAGCCCGTCGTGCGGAAGCCACGGCGGCGGTGCTCTGCCTCCAGAGCCTCGGAAGTAAGCGTACAGCCCTCCCGCGTGGCGCTGCAATGCACCACGATGTAGTTGATTTTTCGCATAAGATTAGTTAGTGATTAATGATTGAAGATTAGTAATTTATGATTTGACGATTTACGATGTACGATTACTTTTCGTATCATAAATGCCTGCATAGGCGCGGTTATTTAGCAGTACGAATTTCAATCGTACATCGTAAATCGTCAAATCGTAAATGGCCTTATCCCAACGGATTTTCACCTTGGTCACCGTCGTTACCGCCCGAGCCACCGTCGTTGCCGCCCGAACCTGCCGTGTCCTGAAGGTCGAAGCGCACGCACTTCACCCCGGTCACCAGCGAACGGGTAGACACCGTATGGTCCAGATTACGCTTGGAGGTGGGCAGAAAACGCACTCGTAGTGTGGACTGGGTAGCCGATACCTTCAGAGGGTCTTCCACACCGTTCATGGTGGACTTCATCGTAAGGCGGAAAGTACCCAGACCGTCCAGCGTCACGCTCTCGGAAGACTGCAGGTGGCGAGTCATCACGGTCACCAGGTTGTCGATGACATTCTTCGAGTCACCCGTAGAGAGGGAAGACAATTCCGCAATCTCCTTGGCCACCTGCTCGGTGTCCACATTCCCCGTCAGCACCACGCGGGGATAGAAAAGCTTCTTGCCCTCTTTGTTGGCAAGAACCGACTGAAATGATTTGTAAATTACTGGCATAGTAGTTTTGTTTTAAAAATTAATAGTTTGTCTTGAAATTCAAGGATTCGTTTTTTTCAAATGAAACAGCATTGTTTTATTTTTGTGTATTAAGCTTAACCACATTGCAAAGATAACGCTATCCGGAAAAGTGTGCAAATTAAAAAAACCGTTTTTCTTCATGAATTTATTCACAAATCGAAAACTTACTTACAGCACAGGCTCAGCAGGTATCGCCCCGGTTGCCGTATCTTGCCATGACTCTCGCGCAAGGCATAGAAGCCCTTCCACAAAGGGTGGCCGATAGCACCGAAATTACTTTTGAGGATAATGGCATACTGCTCTTGCGGAGGAATATGGAACTGCTTCAGATTGAAAAGCAACCCGTCCAGGTTGCGGTCCGTGCCATCCTGCGGCGGTTGCAGTTGCTCTATTTTCCGAAGATATTCCCCCTCCGCGGATGGCACATCCGCGCCCTCAGTGCCCCCGGTTCCGGGGGAACTATGGAGGAGGGGATTTTCTTTGCTGTGTTGTGATGTGCTATGCTCTGCTGTGCTATGTGTACCCGATGTCGCATTTTCGGACTTAAATGCTGCACTTTCGGCAACGGACGGCACGCTTCCATTGGCAGACGGCACTCTCCCGGCGGCAGTCGGCGCGGCCTCGTCATCGCTCTGAGAATCATCCACCAGACAATAACGTGTGTCTATGGCAGAAGATTTCCGGCGCTTGGTACTGAACAGATACTGCCGCTGTATCTCAGCAGAAGTCAAGATGGCGTATTTGCCGAAAAGGGCGGCATTGAAAATGCCGTACTCCACAGCCAGGGCAAGAATGCGCTTCACGTCGGCAGCCGTCTTTTCATAGAGGCAGGCGGAAAGGTCTTCGTAGAAAAGCTCGTCGGCACACACGTAATAGCCTTCGTCGGCATAAATGCAGGAGAGGGCGCCCAGCAGAATGGCAAAGGAGCCGTCACCCTCACGCTTCATGATGCGGCGCACCAGACGGTCGTGTATAAAGTCTGTGTTCAAGGGGAAATAGTCAAGTCCCCGTTTTTTGATTCTGGACATGGTTTGATGATTAGGGGTTAGTGATTAGGGGGAGAGAGCGGCTTGTATCATTCTATATCACCTGCTTCGCATAGGCGTTTCCGCTTGCGGAGCACGCTTTCGCGCACTACCTTCAAAGCATTCAGAATAAGATACATACGAAGAGTACAGTCCGAAATTTCAGTGATGACCGGATAACGGAGGGGATTGCTTGCAGGAAGTGAGCGACGGTAGCGGGCGTTGCTCATCGCCCTACGGCATTCCTTGCAATAATTGTCGGGGGCAAGCGTACGCTTGTCTACATAAAAAGAATCAACGGGCAGTTCTCTGTGGCAACATCCACAGAAACGAACATTTTTTTCAATAATCTGTTCCATAACCATTTTTTGTTAAGAATTAGTACAATAATATTTTTTTCGGCACGCCCCTGCCAAAGATGCTTGTAGGGGCTGTTTGCTGGAAGTATATATCCAGCGTATTCTATCTATACATCCAGCGCGTTGTATCTATACTTCCAACGCACCTCATCTATACATCCGGCAAGGCGGATGCCCATTTTTTCAAATTCGTAAGTATTTTTGCTAAATTCGGATGCTTCCGGATAAAAGACCAGATGTGTATTTTCCATAAATCCCTCCCTTTTATTTGCATTTATAAAACATGATATGTATTTTTGTCCCAACAAAGATAATATTGTTTTCATTTATAAAACAAACAAATCGGGAATTAAATTCTTAAATAAGACGTAAGACAGTATAAATGAGGAGATAATAGTTTCTGAATAATTTACACGTAAAAACTGAAGAATATGGCGAATGACAAAGACCCGGTATTTTGTGCGGCAGACATCATAAAACGTGCCAAACTGGCGAAAGAATTCAAGACAGACAGCGAACTTGCCGCCTTTCTGGGTATATCACGCTCCACACTGAGCAACTGGAACGCCCGCAACAGCATCGACTTCCCCCTGCTGCTGGGCAGCCTGGACGACGTGGACTACAACTGGCTGCTGACGGGAAAGGGCTCGCCTGCACATCATTCAAAATTCTGTGACAATGACTTGGTACAAGGTGAAGTGGAAATACTTCACACACCGAAAACAGCCGACCCTATGGACGACCGTAGCGTGACCCTCTATGACATCTCTGCCGCCGCCAACCTGAAGACACTGCTGGCTGACCGCCCGCAGTACGCCTTGGGGCGGATTGTAATTCCCAATATCCCTGTGTGCGACGGTGCCGTCTACGTCTCGGGCGACTCGATGTATCCCATCCTCAAGTCCGGCGACATCGTAGGCTTTAAGTCCATCCGCGACTTCACCGACGTCATCTACGGTGAAATGTATCTCGTCTCCTTCGAACGGGGCGGCGACGAATACCTGGCAGTGAAATACGTCAACCACTCGGAACGGCCGGACTGCATCCGTCTGGTGAGCTACAACAACCA
This genomic window contains:
- a CDS encoding smalltalk protein; translation: MKISKETWKDILKIVGTIIATIASVLGVQAMPL
- a CDS encoding N-acetylmuramoyl-L-alanine amidase, with protein sequence MRKINYIVVHCSATREGCTLTSEALEAEHRRRGFRTTGYHYYIRRDGTVLGTRSLELPGAHCRGHNKYSIGICYEGGLDARGNPKDTRTPEQRSALHLLVYQLLQQFRNARVCGHRDLSPDLDGDGTVEPWEWVKQCPCFEVSKEF
- a CDS encoding DUF6443 domain-containing protein codes for the protein MKRKYMFMALLCYALTTAAQDASHNYVRTRSMLDEMGGKYLDKVEYFDGLGRPFQTVLKKVTASNSNLVTLQEYDVAGRAVNSWLPIVSSAEYVAPAAFKSSAPSNYGNDSRPYGQPVYEASPLNRTVKEYGPGAAWHGGHSVNTDYLANSTANAQLNCINYGVSSAGALTSNGSYASGQLSVVKTTDEDLNVSYTFTDKMGHVVLSRQMKGSETHDTYYVYDDKSNLCFVLQPMYQSLANLDLYAFQYKYDGRNRCIWKKLPGAGYMEMVYDNADRLVFSQDGNQRALTSGNWTYYKYDGLNRLTEQGTCTNKVTTSGTNVLVQHFYDSYAFRSQAGFNNSNFPDDASGNGKGALTASVATVLGSSNKIYTAYYYDIKGRVVKTVQSNPLGGYDVAATVYTFTNKPATVTHTHTASGKTTRTEVYTYSYDHADRLLKVEHTLGGTKITLADYAYDNLGRLQSKSLHGSATNKLTYAYNVRGWLTGISGSKFTQNLYYNTGTGTAKYNGSISSMTWKAGNESTIRGYKFTYDGLSRLMNATYGETAGINTNTNRFSENVTAYDKNGNIKTLQRYGQTAASSYGLIDNLTFTLAGNQLSRVDDAAAASAYNGGFEFKDGVKQANEYTYDSNGNLTKDLNKGISTITYNVLNLPNMVTFSDGSTIAYTYGADGTKLKTVHKTGSTTTTTDYCGNVVYENDVQKLLLTDEGYVTLSDGKYHYYLKDHQGNNRVVINQSGTVEEANHYYPFGGVFASSGNVQPYKYNGKEYDSKKGLNWYDYGARHYDAVLGRFTTNDRFAEKYYSMSPYQYGANSPVGNIDVNGDSIIIKPNANGIIDQIKVLFGYDTKFQKDVKADLFQLKQDDKKVADIIGKLEESKNIHYITMPKKGEYNSTGFNADKVKKNISQGSEIYYNPYNRRRGRNDSDMRTPRIGLAHELQHSFDVDKKVATYERTKNGILLMDIRAINTENRIRKVIGEPKRTMYGTQKVPKELLE
- a CDS encoding LexA family transcriptional regulator, with protein sequence MANDKDPVFCAADIIKRAKLAKEFKTDSELAAFLGISRSTLSNWNARNSIDFPLLLGSLDDVDYNWLLTGKGSPAHHSKFCDNDLVQGEVEILHTPKTADPMDDRSVTLYDISAAANLKTLLADRPQYALGRIVIPNIPVCDGAVYVSGDSMYPILKSGDIVGFKSIRDFTDVIYGEMYLVSFERGGDEYLAVKYVNHSERPDCIRLVSYNNHHDPMDLPLAAVNAMAIVKFSIRKNMMM
- a CDS encoding HU family DNA-binding protein gives rise to the protein MPVIYKSFQSVLANKEGKKLFYPRVVLTGNVDTEQVAKEIAELSSLSTGDSKNVIDNLVTVMTRHLQSSESVTLDGLGTFRLTMKSTMNGVEDPLKVSATQSTLRVRFLPTSKRNLDHTVSTRSLVTGVKCVRFDLQDTAGSGGNDGGSGGNDGDQGENPLG
- a CDS encoding DUF4373 domain-containing protein — translated: MSRIKKRGLDYFPLNTDFIHDRLVRRIMKREGDGSFAILLGALSCIYADEGYYVCADELFYEDLSACLYEKTAADVKRILALAVEYGIFNAALFGKYAILTSAEIQRQYLFSTKRRKSSAIDTRYCLVDDSQSDDEAAPTAAGRVPSANGSVPSVAESAAFKSENATSGTHSTAEHSTSQHSKENPLLHSSPGTGGTEGADVPSAEGEYLRKIEQLQPPQDGTDRNLDGLLFNLKQFHIPPQEQYAIILKSNFGAIGHPLWKGFYALRESHGKIRQPGRYLLSLCCK